A single window of Nocardia sp. NBC_01327 DNA harbors:
- a CDS encoding MlaD family protein: protein MVRDDRVVDDGTRKKRELRLGLIGALLVALGLLAAGVLFVVPFGKHTYTAELSEAQSVKTGDDVRIAGISVGEVKSLELKPDRVVMRFTVNSDVFLGDQTSLDIRMLTIVGGHYVAVFPAGDKALGDKAIPADRVRLPYSLVETFQDAAAPLSKIDGSTLNRNLAALGNSLDGAPDSLRTTLQTVNTYVDALDRQRTQVSNAVAVADEYVTMYDGAKTDLGRLMDNANLLVTVLEDKHTEMAQAIRLLSDVVGRLGGAQPQWDASLKPKLLDAITQLEQLGTKFTPTLDAAHGLQQKLSSLVIPDGGVSIDQSQQTVPVCVPLPGKDC, encoded by the coding sequence TTGGTTCGCGACGATCGGGTCGTCGACGACGGCACGCGGAAGAAGCGCGAACTGCGCCTCGGCCTCATCGGCGCACTGCTGGTCGCCCTGGGCCTGCTGGCCGCCGGCGTGCTGTTCGTGGTGCCGTTCGGCAAGCACACCTACACCGCGGAACTGTCCGAGGCGCAATCGGTGAAAACCGGTGACGACGTGCGCATTGCGGGCATCTCCGTGGGCGAGGTGAAATCCCTGGAACTGAAGCCGGACCGCGTGGTCATGCGCTTCACGGTGAATTCCGATGTGTTCCTGGGTGATCAGACCTCCCTCGACATTCGCATGCTGACCATTGTCGGCGGTCACTATGTCGCGGTGTTCCCGGCGGGCGATAAAGCGCTGGGCGACAAGGCGATTCCGGCCGATCGAGTGCGCCTGCCCTACAGTCTGGTCGAGACGTTCCAGGATGCGGCCGCGCCGCTGTCGAAGATCGACGGCAGCACGCTGAACCGCAATCTGGCCGCGCTGGGCAATTCCCTCGACGGCGCACCGGACAGCCTGCGCACCACCCTGCAGACCGTGAACACCTATGTGGACGCCCTGGATCGGCAGCGCACCCAGGTCTCCAATGCCGTGGCGGTGGCGGACGAGTACGTGACCATGTACGACGGCGCGAAGACCGATCTGGGCCGGCTGATGGACAATGCGAACCTGCTGGTGACGGTGCTCGAGGACAAGCACACCGAGATGGCGCAGGCCATTCGGCTGCTCAGCGATGTGGTCGGCCGGCTGGGCGGTGCGCAGCCGCAGTGGGATGCCTCGCTCAAGCCGAAACTGCTCGATGCCATCACCCAGTTGGAGCAGCTCGGAACAAAATTCACGCCGACCCTGGACGCCGCGCACGGTCTGCAGCAGAAGCTGTCGTCCCTGGTGATCCCGGACGGCGGCGTGAGCATCGACCAGTCCCAGCAGACGGTGCCGGTCTGCGTGCCGCTG